The following proteins are encoded in a genomic region of Paracoccus sp. MBLB3053:
- a CDS encoding DUF3300 domain-containing protein, translated as MIPQGLRGLGGCISGGLVMAAVSAPVFAQDALPCGSPHVVVSGDTLSGLARRAYGDADQYPLIVEANRDTLGADPRDLAIGMTLNIPCTGLPAASSAEMRAAIEAEGDLTTDELDTLFGPVALFPDELLTPVLVATTFPLDVVKASHFVEDTSGDTDKERSDKAAAEPWDDSVRELAAAFPDLVTRMSDNIDWTEQAGEAVVGQTDDVLASIQRLRGEAQKNGYLVDTPAQKVETVENKIRIAPAEPGVVYVPTYDSQVVYKTPVAGAPNYHYGYNYGYDDGTHWNDLLVTGGILLGRAVILDEIFDDDDDWHGWHDDDHIDWNRGDITINRGDRNFERGDINIDRDNINIDRDRIGNRVSIGANNRPPIDRDQVRRNISERTANRPNNRPLADPANRAAAKKKIEARKASGAKPANLQATKKKLGQAAANRKQPVRQAKPGQNRAKPAVRPAAQRAAAKPHVSRPAAHKLPKRATAPKRSNSAFQRQSGPRPSAASHRGRASLGAKGGRHGGRGGRR; from the coding sequence ATGATTCCTCAGGGCTTGCGCGGCCTCGGCGGCTGCATTTCCGGCGGCCTCGTCATGGCCGCAGTCTCGGCACCGGTGTTCGCGCAGGATGCGCTGCCCTGCGGCTCGCCCCATGTGGTCGTCAGCGGCGACACGCTGAGCGGGCTCGCGCGCCGGGCCTATGGCGATGCCGATCAATACCCGCTGATCGTCGAGGCGAACCGCGACACGCTGGGCGCCGATCCGCGCGATCTCGCGATCGGCATGACGCTGAACATCCCCTGCACCGGCCTGCCGGCAGCCAGCTCGGCCGAGATGCGCGCCGCGATCGAGGCCGAGGGCGATCTTACGACTGATGAACTCGATACGCTTTTCGGGCCGGTCGCGCTTTTCCCCGATGAACTGCTGACGCCGGTCCTTGTCGCCACGACCTTCCCGCTTGACGTGGTGAAGGCCAGCCATTTCGTCGAGGACACATCCGGGGATACCGACAAGGAGCGTTCCGACAAGGCGGCGGCCGAACCCTGGGATGACAGCGTGCGTGAACTGGCTGCGGCCTTCCCCGATCTCGTCACGCGGATGAGCGACAATATCGACTGGACCGAACAGGCGGGCGAAGCCGTGGTGGGTCAGACCGACGATGTGCTCGCCTCGATCCAGCGGCTGCGGGGCGAGGCACAGAAGAACGGCTATCTCGTCGACACGCCCGCCCAGAAAGTCGAGACGGTCGAGAACAAGATCCGCATCGCCCCGGCCGAGCCCGGCGTGGTCTATGTCCCGACCTATGACAGCCAGGTGGTCTACAAGACCCCGGTCGCCGGGGCGCCCAACTATCACTATGGCTACAATTACGGCTATGACGACGGCACCCATTGGAACGACCTCCTGGTCACGGGCGGCATCCTTCTGGGCAGGGCGGTCATTCTTGACGAAATCTTCGACGATGACGACGATTGGCATGGCTGGCACGATGATGATCATATCGACTGGAACCGCGGCGACATCACGATCAACCGCGGCGATCGCAACTTCGAGCGGGGCGACATCAACATCGACCGCGACAACATCAACATAGATCGCGACCGCATCGGCAACCGGGTCAGCATCGGCGCGAACAACCGCCCCCCGATCGACCGTGACCAGGTTCGCCGCAACATCTCCGAGCGCACCGCCAACCGTCCGAACAACCGCCCCCTTGCCGATCCCGCCAACCGCGCGGCCGCCAAGAAGAAGATCGAGGCGCGCAAGGCATCCGGCGCCAAGCCTGCGAACCTTCAGGCGACCAAGAAAAAGCTCGGCCAGGCCGCCGCCAACCGCAAGCAGCCGGTCCGTCAGGCCAAGCCGGGCCAGAACCGGGCCAAACCCGCAGTCAGGCCCGCAGCGCAGCGCGCCGCCGCCAAGCCGCATGTCTCGCGCCCCGCGGCGCATAAGTTGCCCAAGCGCGCGACGGCGCCAAAACGCTCGAACAGCGCGTTCCAGCGCCAATCGGGTCCGCGCCCGTCGGCGGCAAGCCATCGTGGCCGCGCCAGCCTCGGTGCGAAAGGCGGCCGCCATGGCGGTCGGGGAGGAAGAAGATGA
- a CDS encoding 3-oxoacid CoA-transferase subunit B, whose amino-acid sequence MDAKEIIARRVAREIRPGTLVNLGIGLPSLVANYVPEGIGVYFQAENGVIGLGARPPEGMADENLTDAGGGFVTAVPGAASIDSAMSFGLIRGGHLDMTVLGGLQVDEKGHLANWMVPGKMVPGMGGAMDLVAGARSVVVAMLHTARGEPKILPECSLPLTAERRVDLIVTEMAVIEPTERGLVLNERGPGISVDQILAATAARLIVAGDVPEMRLD is encoded by the coding sequence ATGGACGCCAAGGAGATCATCGCCCGACGCGTCGCCCGCGAAATCCGCCCCGGCACATTGGTCAACCTCGGCATCGGGCTGCCGAGTCTCGTCGCGAATTACGTCCCCGAGGGGATCGGGGTCTATTTCCAGGCCGAAAACGGGGTCATCGGGCTCGGCGCCCGGCCGCCCGAGGGAATGGCCGACGAAAACCTGACCGATGCGGGCGGAGGTTTCGTCACCGCAGTTCCCGGCGCCGCCTCGATCGACAGCGCCATGAGCTTCGGGCTGATTCGCGGCGGCCATCTGGACATGACCGTGCTTGGCGGGCTGCAGGTCGACGAAAAGGGCCATCTCGCGAACTGGATGGTGCCGGGCAAGATGGTTCCGGGCATGGGCGGGGCGATGGATCTCGTCGCGGGGGCGCGCAGCGTCGTCGTGGCCATGCTCCATACCGCCAGGGGCGAGCCCAAGATCCTGCCCGAATGCAGCCTTCCCCTGACCGCCGAACGACGCGTCGACCTGATCGTGACCGAAATGGCCGTGATCGAACCCACCGAAAGGGGTCTCGTGCTGAACGAGCGCGGCCCCGGCATCAGCGTCGATCAGATCCTTGCCGCGACCGCGGCCAGGCTGATCGTCGCAGGCGATGTGCCCGAGATGCGGCTGGATTGA
- a CDS encoding acetate/propionate family kinase, which yields MTGAILVVNAGSSSLKFQIFGIGETGATLIRQIRGQMDGIGLRPHLRATAADGATIIDRAYAPGEIPDLPAAITETGHWLGTLEGLDLRAIGHRVVHGGPDFSAPVLIDEAVLDHLADYEVLAPLHQPNNLAPIRLAMQISPDVPQVACFDTAFHRDHTQVTESYAIPRSYYDEGVRRYGFHGLSYEYIASRLPEIAPDIAQGRVITAHLGSGASMCALKAGRSVDSTMGFTALDGLPMGTRPGQLDPGVVLYLISQRGMSADQVTDLLYRGSGLKALSGVSSDMRELLTSDAPDAAFAIDYFAYRCGLSAGMLAAALGGLDAFVFTAGIGENSAPIRARIAATLGWLGAELDPDANARGATLVSTPASRIALYVIPTDEELMIARHTLALIQEPQQGNPT from the coding sequence ATGACCGGTGCGATCCTCGTCGTCAATGCCGGTTCATCCAGCCTGAAGTTCCAGATCTTCGGCATCGGGGAAACGGGCGCGACCCTGATCCGCCAGATCCGCGGCCAGATGGATGGGATCGGCCTGCGCCCGCATTTGCGGGCCACGGCTGCGGATGGGGCCACCATCATCGACCGCGCCTATGCGCCGGGCGAGATTCCCGACCTGCCCGCCGCCATAACCGAAACCGGACACTGGCTCGGCACGCTCGAGGGGCTGGACCTGCGTGCGATCGGTCATCGCGTGGTACATGGCGGGCCGGATTTCAGCGCACCCGTCCTGATCGACGAAGCGGTGCTGGATCATCTCGCGGATTACGAGGTGCTCGCACCGCTGCATCAGCCCAACAACCTCGCCCCGATCCGCCTGGCCATGCAGATCAGCCCCGATGTGCCGCAGGTCGCCTGCTTCGATACGGCCTTCCATCGCGATCACACGCAGGTGACGGAAAGCTATGCCATTCCGCGCAGCTATTATGACGAAGGCGTGCGGCGCTACGGCTTTCACGGGCTTTCCTATGAATATATCGCCAGCCGGCTGCCCGAGATCGCACCCGATATCGCCCAGGGGCGCGTCATCACCGCCCATCTCGGCAGCGGGGCCTCGATGTGTGCGCTGAAGGCGGGGCGCAGCGTCGACAGCACGATGGGCTTCACCGCGCTCGACGGTCTGCCGATGGGAACAAGGCCCGGCCAGCTTGACCCGGGCGTCGTCCTCTACCTCATCTCGCAACGGGGGATGAGCGCCGATCAGGTCACCGACCTGCTCTATCGCGGCTCGGGGCTCAAGGCGCTTTCGGGGGTGTCCAGCGACATGCGCGAATTGCTGACAAGCGACGCGCCCGACGCCGCCTTTGCAATCGACTATTTCGCCTATCGCTGCGGGCTCAGCGCCGGGATGCTGGCCGCCGCGCTTGGCGGGCTCGATGCCTTCGTCTTCACCGCCGGCATCGGCGAGAACTCGGCCCCGATCCGCGCCCGCATCGCCGCGACGCTGGGCTGGCTCGGCGCCGAACTCGATCCCGACGCGAACGCGCGCGGCGCCACCCTGGTTTCGACCCCGGCAAGCCGCATCGCCCTTTATGTCATCCCCACGGACGAGGAACTGATGATCGCGCGCCACACCCTTGCCCTGATCCAGGAACCGCAACAAGGAAACCCGACATGA
- a CDS encoding SH3 domain-containing protein yields the protein MRLFQLPVLMLMALAPTALAAQPIDESRISFPAGATGTTLKGRIAGEQITDYLLNARAGQSMTIDFAPSNASGYFNLMIGNDPAAIHVGSTSGNHYKGVLPKDGDYRIRVYLMRNAARRGEAADFTLKVAIGAAASATEAAPAPDPAGGDFADGLSGGPDWWQVTGVAAHDTLNVRAGPGTSNGVIGKLANGDRVRNRGCSMNGETRWCHVEMPGDQPLSGWVAGRYLAEAGAPAAAPGPEAHGSIPCALASGQPMGSCSFRASRGTGGTASIWIALPGGGERYLDFREGRLVGSDPGTTVSHMREADLNMILVDGHERYEIPDAVLYGG from the coding sequence ATGCGACTTTTCCAACTGCCGGTCCTGATGCTGATGGCACTGGCGCCGACGGCCCTTGCGGCGCAACCGATCGACGAATCGCGGATCTCGTTTCCGGCGGGTGCTACGGGCACCACGTTAAAGGGCAGGATCGCGGGCGAACAGATCACCGATTACCTGCTGAATGCCCGGGCGGGGCAGAGCATGACGATCGACTTTGCCCCGTCCAATGCCTCTGGCTATTTCAACCTGATGATCGGCAATGATCCGGCCGCGATCCATGTCGGCTCGACATCCGGCAACCATTACAAGGGTGTCCTGCCGAAGGATGGGGATTACCGGATCAGGGTCTACCTGATGCGAAATGCCGCCCGGCGCGGGGAAGCGGCGGATTTCACCCTGAAGGTCGCGATCGGGGCCGCAGCCTCTGCAACCGAGGCCGCCCCCGCCCCCGATCCGGCAGGGGGCGATTTCGCTGACGGCTTGTCCGGCGGGCCGGACTGGTGGCAGGTGACGGGCGTCGCGGCCCACGATACGCTGAACGTGCGCGCGGGGCCCGGCACTTCGAACGGGGTGATCGGCAAGCTTGCGAATGGCGATCGGGTTCGCAATCGCGGATGCAGCATGAATGGCGAAACCCGGTGGTGCCATGTCGAGATGCCCGGCGATCAGCCGCTGTCGGGCTGGGTCGCAGGCCGCTATCTGGCCGAGGCGGGCGCACCCGCCGCTGCGCCCGGGCCCGAGGCGCATGGCAGCATTCCCTGTGCCCTCGCTTCCGGCCAGCCGATGGGCAGCTGTTCGTTTCGGGCGTCGCGCGGGACGGGCGGAACCGCGAGCATATGGATTGCCCTGCCGGGGGGTGGCGAACGCTATCTGGATTTTCGCGAAGGGCGGCTGGTTGGAAGCGATCCCGGCACAACCGTCAGCCACATGCGGGAAGCCGACCTCAACATGATCCTGGTGGATGGGCATGAGCGTTACGAGATCCCCGATGCCGTCCTTTACGGCGGCTGA
- a CDS encoding CoA transferase subunit A encodes MKTAIRPEAAAEMIEPGSVLLVGGFMGVGSPHRLIEAIRARGPGDLTIVCNDLATPEKGIGRLVASGQVRRAVVSHIGLNPLAQRMMIAGEMEIELVPQGTLVERIRAAGYGLGGVLTATGLGTPVEDGKQVVEVDGKRFLLERPIRGDFALLSCHHADYAGNLAYMLTAHNFNPIMALAATTVIAEAEHIVPVGTIPPDAVKTPGVLVDHLLGRTP; translated from the coding sequence GTGAAGACGGCGATCCGGCCGGAGGCCGCCGCCGAGATGATCGAACCGGGCTCGGTCCTGCTGGTCGGGGGCTTCATGGGCGTCGGCTCTCCGCACCGGCTCATCGAGGCGATCCGCGCACGCGGCCCGGGCGATCTCACCATTGTCTGCAACGATCTCGCCACGCCGGAAAAGGGCATCGGGCGGCTGGTGGCCTCGGGCCAGGTGCGCCGCGCGGTGGTGTCACATATCGGCCTGAACCCGCTTGCACAGCGCATGATGATCGCGGGCGAGATGGAGATCGAACTGGTCCCGCAGGGCACTCTCGTCGAACGCATCCGCGCGGCGGGCTACGGCCTTGGCGGGGTCTTGACCGCAACAGGGCTCGGAACCCCCGTCGAAGACGGCAAGCAGGTGGTCGAGGTCGACGGCAAGCGCTTCCTTCTGGAACGCCCGATCAGGGGCGATTTCGCGCTGCTCTCCTGCCATCACGCCGATTACGCGGGAAATCTCGCCTATATGCTGACGGCGCATAACTTCAACCCGATCATGGCGCTGGCCGCGACCACCGTGATCGCCGAAGCCGAGCATATCGTGCCGGTCGGGACGATCCCGCCCGATGCGGTCAAGACGCCGGGGGTGCTCGTCGACCATCTCCTGGGGAGGACACCGTGA
- the fabI gene encoding enoyl-ACP reductase FabI — MTLPTVKAKLLEGKKGLIVGIANDQSIAWGCARAFRALGAELAVTYLNDKAHRFVEPLAREIEAPIFMPLDVMVPGQIEAVFDEITRQWGEIDYLVHSIAFAPRETLAGRVTDAPLDGFLKTMEVSCWSFMRMAQLAEPLMKNGGAMFTMSYYGAQRVVENYNIMGVAKAALESAARYMAAELGPKGIRVHAISPGPLATRAASGIPEFDELLAKAERKAPARQLVGIDDVGAAVAFLAHDAARLITGQTIFIDGGYHIID; from the coding sequence ATGACCCTTCCGACCGTCAAGGCGAAGCTGCTCGAGGGAAAGAAGGGGCTGATCGTCGGGATCGCGAATGACCAGTCGATCGCCTGGGGCTGCGCCCGCGCCTTCCGTGCGCTTGGCGCCGAACTTGCCGTGACCTATCTCAACGACAAGGCGCATCGCTTCGTCGAACCCCTCGCGCGCGAGATCGAGGCCCCGATCTTCATGCCGCTCGATGTCATGGTGCCGGGCCAGATCGAGGCTGTCTTCGACGAGATCACCCGGCAATGGGGTGAAATCGACTACCTCGTCCATTCCATCGCCTTCGCTCCGCGCGAGACATTGGCGGGGCGCGTGACCGATGCGCCGCTCGACGGGTTTCTCAAGACGATGGAAGTTTCGTGCTGGTCTTTCATGCGCATGGCCCAGCTTGCCGAACCCCTGATGAAGAACGGCGGGGCCATGTTCACCATGAGCTATTATGGCGCCCAGCGGGTGGTGGAAAATTACAACATCATGGGCGTCGCCAAGGCGGCGTTGGAAAGTGCGGCGCGTTACATGGCCGCCGAACTGGGGCCAAAGGGCATTCGGGTCCACGCGATTTCACCCGGCCCGCTCGCGACGCGGGCAGCCTCGGGCATTCCCGAATTCGACGAGCTTCTGGCGAAGGCCGAACGCAAGGCCCCGGCCCGGCAGCTTGTCGGCATCGACGATGTTGGCGCGGCGGTGGCCTTCCTTGCCCATGACGCGGCCCGGCTGATCACCGGCCAGACGATTTTCATTGATGGCGGATATCATATCATCGACTGA
- a CDS encoding phosphate acetyltransferase — translation MTLPNANTPSKYDMLIARARETHDVVTVVAHPCDEPSLRGPIEAGREGLIIPLLVGPEARIRAVADECGIDLAGIEIVDVPHSHAAAATAVKLICQGKGEVLMKGSLHTDEFMREITSSATGLRTGRRISHVFVMDVPGHQDTLFITDAAINIFPDLETKRDIVQNAIDLLHSLGIEEPRVAILSAVETVTGKIPSTIEAAALCKMAERGQITGGLLEGPLAFDNAIDPEAARIKNIGGPVAGRAQVLVVPDLEAGNMLAKNLSFLAHADAAGVVLGARVPIVLTSRADSVRTRLASCAVAAIDAEARRKRQSMVVAQ, via the coding sequence GTGACCCTGCCCAATGCGAATACCCCCTCGAAATACGACATGCTGATCGCGCGGGCGCGCGAAACCCATGATGTCGTCACCGTGGTTGCCCATCCCTGCGACGAACCTTCGCTGCGCGGTCCGATCGAGGCCGGGCGCGAAGGGCTCATCATCCCCTTGCTCGTCGGCCCCGAGGCCCGGATCAGGGCGGTCGCGGACGAATGCGGCATCGACCTTGCCGGGATCGAGATCGTCGATGTCCCCCATAGCCATGCCGCCGCGGCGACAGCCGTCAAGCTCATCTGTCAGGGCAAGGGCGAGGTGCTCATGAAAGGCAGCCTCCACACCGACGAATTCATGCGCGAGATCACCTCTTCGGCGACGGGGCTCAGGACCGGACGCCGCATCAGCCATGTCTTCGTCATGGACGTGCCCGGCCACCAGGACACGCTGTTCATCACCGATGCGGCGATCAACATCTTTCCCGATCTCGAAACCAAGCGCGACATCGTCCAGAATGCCATCGACCTGCTGCATTCTTTGGGGATAGAGGAACCGCGCGTCGCCATCCTCTCGGCGGTCGAGACGGTGACCGGCAAAATTCCCTCGACCATCGAGGCGGCGGCGCTTTGCAAGATGGCCGAGCGGGGCCAGATCACAGGCGGATTGCTGGAAGGCCCGCTCGCCTTCGACAATGCGATCGACCCCGAGGCCGCGCGGATCAAAAACATCGGTGGGCCGGTCGCCGGCCGGGCACAGGTGCTGGTCGTGCCCGATCTCGAAGCCGGCAACATGCTGGCCAAGAACCTGAGCTTTCTCGCCCATGCCGATGCGGCGGGTGTGGTTCTGGGCGCGCGCGTGCCCATTGTGCTGACGTCGCGGGCGGATTCGGTCCGCACCCGGCTGGCCTCCTGCGCGGTCGCCGCAATCGACGCCGAGGCACGACGGAAGCGCCAGTCGATGGTGGTGGCGCAATGA